The Sinomicrobium kalidii region AACCGAATTAAGTGCGCCGTTGTACTGGGGCGTTGTTCCGGACTCGCTGAAACAAAAAGTGGCAGACCGTCTTGCCGCCGAAGTAAAAAGAGCGGATAACCATATCGATGTGGGATTATTGGGCACCAAAACCATACTGGGAGCTTTAAGCCGGAACGGGTATGCCGGTTTAGCCTATCAGGTGGCTTCTCAGGATACCTATCCTTCCTGGGGATGGTGGATTAAAAACGGGGCGACTACCCTGTATGAAAACTGGGATTTGAATGCAGGTTCGGACATTTCGAAAAATCATATCATGTTTGGTGCTGTAGGAGCCTGGCTGTACAAAGGTCTTGGCGGTATCCTGCCCGATGAGCGTGCCCCCGGGTTTAAAAATATTATACTGAAACCTCATTTTGTAAAAGGACTTTCACAGTTTGAAGCCAGGCATGAAGGCCCGTACGGTGAAATCGTTTCCGGGTGGAAAACCGAGGGGGACCATATACGCTATCACGTAGTGATCCCTGCCAATAGTACTGCCGAACTTCATCCGGGCGAAGGGTATTACATATATAACAACAATAAAAAAGACCGGGAGCGGAGCGGGGTGTTAAGGCTTTCTTCGGGAAGCCATGAATTTCTTATCAAAACCGATTGAACCGGCGTAATGCTCTGAAAGAAAAGGCCCTGGCGGACGTTGTCGGCAGCACTGCATCTGTCCGGGGGCCTTTACTTGTAAGAAATAGTTAGTCCAGCCTCACTTTTACGATCTGGTCCGGTGAGGGAAGTGTATTGAAACTGTTCGGGTTGGGCACTTCCTGTATGGGGTTGTCTTCAGGAATTACGGTGCCGCCCAGGTTGATCTGTGTCATTCCCGCTCCCGGGAACTGGTTGACAGCGGTACCATCGTCATACAACCGGATCTTTGAAGAGACATCGCCCCGCTCATCGGCGGAGATGCCGTTATCACCGAGGGCAAAGAACCAGTCGTTGGAGAAGCCGTACATGGTGGCAATGGCGATGTGGTCCCCTTCGTTCAATAACAGTTCCCGGCTCACTTTTCCGCCGGCTGCGCCATTTATTGAAGGCAGCAGTACGGTATTTTGCGGATCGGGCAGAATATAGGTGGCCTCGATCCCGGGTGTCCCGGTCAGCGCTTCGGCCAGTTTCTCTGCATTGCCTGTCTGGGCCAGTTCGGTCAGTCCTTCGTTCCGGTCCGTTTCACCGGTTTTAAAGACGGGGTTTTCAATGCCGTTGTACACCACGACGAGAATGGGAGACAGCGGGGTAAAGATGCCCGTCTCGGCGCTTACATCCGCTGCGATGGCAGAAATGTCTCCCGCTTCCGCAAGTTCGGTAAGACCGCTATAAGTGCTTTCCCCTTCGCTGAAGAGGGGCGCGGGATTTAAAATATTTCCTCCGGCTATATATGAAATTGCCCATACGCCGGGGCTTACCGGGGTTTCGTTTGCCGTACCCCCCGAAGTGTTCTCCAGTGTCAGGGTAAAATAGGAATCCCCGTCATAAGTCAGGGTGGCCCGAACCAGTTCCGGTGCGGGCAGATAGGTGTTCCCCTGGTCATCCGTCCCGTTAACTTCGCGGATAACGCCGGATTCCGCTTCCCCGGGATGTTGTACGTCTGCCCCGGGGGGCTGGTTGACCCTGGAACCGTTGTCCCACAGCTTCAACGCCCCGGAAACATCGCCTTCAACCGGGTTCCCGCCGGCATCGTACAATGTGATCCCCGGGTTTTCCGGCGCAAAAAACAAATCGTTGCTCCATCCGTACATGGCGGCAAAAGATACGGCCTGCCCTCTTGCTGCGGAAAATGAAAACGAAACGGATTCGCCGGGCAGGATAACAGGGGCCCCTGCACCATCCCCCTCAAAACTTCCCGATTGAACCAGTGTTCTGCTATCGAGTACATTTTCTACGGTAAGCGTGGCCGTTGTGGGCATGGGGTCGCCGGAAGTATCATCGTCATCGCTGCAGGAATATACAATGACACCGATGAGTGTGAACATAGACAGCTTAAACAAATTTCTGAATTGTGACATTTTTTTCGTTTTTGTTTTAGTGATGATTAAAATTAGTGAGGCCCTTTGAAATAAAATGTCGGCTACCTGACATTACAGGCGCTTTTTAACAGTGAGGTGCTTTATCCCCGGCCGGCTTACGGATTTTATGTATTATAAGGAGATTCACAAAGGTCCTACAGAGGTTCACAAAGAGTCCTGCAGAAGTAATAGGACGTGAATAATGGATAAGAAAAAGCTCCCTTTTTCATCCCGATGGTTATCAGGAGAAGAGAAGTGTCCCGCTTGCGGGACGGGGAGTTTGACCAGGCCCAAATCCCGGGCATATTTCTAATTTTTTGTATTTTTCCAATGGCTTGGGCTTTCAAACCCTCCGACCAGACTGAAGTCTGCCCATCTCCCTTCTCCCGATAACCATCGGGATCAAGGGAGGAGCTTGTTTGACATCCCAAGCAAGGGTTGTAATTTTGAAACGCTTTGATTCATTGAATTTTTTTAATTGGAAGTACCCGGGGCAGGACCGTACCCGTTTACAAGGAGGGAAGGAGGGTATTACTCCACATATAAGGTGCAGTCGACACACAGGGCGTTGAGAATTTTTACGATCTCCCGAATGTTAATAGTATGGCCTTCCACCCGGAGGATCCTGTCACGGTCTTCGAGGTCAAAATTGATACGCAGCCGGGGAAACCTCCGCGACAGGGTGAGAATGCAGCTATCCGCAACCGTCGGGTCGGTAACATCCGTTTTAAATATTTCCACGGTGGTTTGCAAGGTTTCTTTCATGATCGGTTTTTTTATCGGGTAGGACTGAAGCGTCTTGAATTTCCTTTCCGGTAAACACGGCGTATTCCGGCAGGATGTTTAGCGGGAACCGGTTTTTTCGGCCTGTACAATACAATAGTCGCGAGAAATGTGTTTTTCCAGGTGGCTTTTTACGGTCTCACGGCCCTGATAGGATATCCTTACGCTAAACCCGGCACTTTCCAGCAGCGCGGTGAGTTCCGTACAGGAATACAACCGGAAATTTTCGCGGACAAAGGGAAGTTTTTCCATGGAATTCCCGGCCACGATAGCTATACACAGCCTGCCATTCTTTGCAAGTACCCTGCCTATTTCCCCGAGTTGTTGTTGCGGGTTTTTCCAGAAATAGAGGGTGTTAACGGTAAACACCCGGTCAAAAGAGGCGGCGGGGAAAGGGAGTTGTGTTCCGTCGGTCTTCCGGAAAACAATGCTGTTTTCTTCCATCAGGGAAGTGTTGAGCGCAATGGCCCGGTGGACCATAAGTTCTGATATGTCCGCACCCGTATAGGATATCAGGGGGTGTTGCTTGAATAGTTCATTGAGGTGCCGTGCATTGCCGAAACCTATTTCCAGGATATGGTCGCAGGGCTGTATGTCCAGCAGTTCCACGGTTTCCCGTATGAGGTTCCTGTTGGTGTTGAACATATTGTCGGCGATTTGCAGTCCCCGTGTTCCCGAAGGGCATTCCAGCTGGCCGGCCAGTTCGGTATGGTCTGTTATTTTTTGCATTATGTAATTTAGATTTGTTCTAAATAACTTATATTTGTACTACAAAGTTGTGCATTCCCTGAAGAAACGGATTGCGATTGACGGAGTTTTTTGTTTGAATGCCGGATGATGAAAAAAAGGGAGGCCGGATATATACATCACGTAATAAAAGATAAAGCCCATGAAATTTCGACTGCGTTCCACGGATCTACGGGAAATTATTTACCAACGGGACCTGCCGGGAAACTTTACCACGACAGGCGCCATGGAAGAGACGGAGTTTGAAATCGGGTACGGGGATTATGCCGGGGGATATTTCAGGGAACAGTGGTTCGAGGGTATACACATCCTGTACGGCAACCTGAAGATCAACCGGGACATGCGCCTGAAAGCCGACAACGAAACCCCGGTCATAGAAATGCACTTTTCCCTTTCCGGGCATAAAAGGGCGGGATTCAGCAACAGCACCCGTGATTTTATGTTCAGTCCCGGGGAACACAACCTGTTTTATATCCCTTATTTTGACGGGTATTTTGACAGTTTTGAGCAGAAAAAGACCTGTGAAACCCTTGAAATACACTTGTCCCGAAGCTATTTTGAACGGATCACCCGGGGGAGATCGCGCGTGCTTGACCGGTTTCTCCGGGATATGGAGCACAAAAAGGTGACCCTTATAGGCAGGCAGAACCGGCTGATATCCGCCGAGATGTACCGGGTGATCCGGGAATTGCTGCATTGTACCAGGACAGGGATATTCAAACGGTTTTTCCTGGAATCAAAGGTGCTGGAGCTCCTTATGCTGCAAATAGAACAATTCCAGGAAACCCGGTTACCGGAGCTGCAGCAACAGGACAGGGAAAAGGTGTATTATGTAAAGTCCATCCTGGAAGAAGATTGCGGCGGGTCGTTTTCCCTTGAAACCCTGGCCCGGCGGTCGGGGCTTAACGAATTTAAACTTAAAAAGGGATTCAGGAAGATTTTCGGGACCACGGTATTCGGCTACCTCCGCGACCTGCGCCTGGAAGAAGCCAGGGCACAACTGTTATCGGGAGAAAAGACCATACAGGAAATCGCCGATACCTGCGGCTACCGGAGTACGCAATATTTTACTACCGCCTTCCGGAAGAAATACGGCATTACGCCGGGTAAATACCGGTAACGGATCAGGATCAAAGGTTGTGGGGTTTTTCAATTGTTGCCGGTTTCCGGTTTTGGTTTTGCCACGGATACACGAATGTTTTTTGGGTTGAATGTTGCCAATGAGGTTGTATTTAAGTTATTTGGTTATTCAGTTATTCAGGCATCACGCACGAACTCAATAACTCAATAACTCAACAACCTGTTAACCCGGCAACAAGACCATAATTTTTCACCTTGCTCAAAGGCTGCAATAAATGACTCTCGATCGAGGCCAATACCACCCTGTAACAAAAAGGAGCCATTTCATAAATCGCCAGTCATACCTCTTATGTCTGAACCCCTGCAATGTCCACAACTTTTGGTAATATTACGCATTGTCCTTTTTGCCTTCAAACCTTTTCCGGCAATCCCCTTGCCAGTACAAAAAGCAGAAACTCATCGTCACTGAGCCCTTTCCGTATTTTCCGGAAAGCGATGCGCATTTGCGCTTCCACCGTTTTCAGGGAAATATCCAGCCTGCCCGCAATTTCCCGGTATTTCAGCCCTTCCAGCTTGTTCAGCTGTAAAATCTCCCGGCACCGCGGCGGCAGGGATTCTACAATGCTCTTCAGCTTCTGTATGCGCTGCTCCACCAGGTCTTCATCTTCCTTGATGCGTTCCCTCAGGGCGGCGGCCTTTAACTCGTCAAAAAAGGCATTGCGGCGTTTGAGCTGCCGGTGCTGGTCAATGTAAATGTTGTGTGCTATAGTGTATAAATAGCTCTTCAGGGATTTCCCGGTATCCAGTTTGCGGCGTTTGCTCCAAAGGACCATAAAGGCCTGCTGCACTATATCCTCCGCCTCGTCCCGGTCGCGGGTAAACGAAGTGATATAGGCATGCAGCCTTTGGTAATAACGCTCAAACAACTGTCGGAATGCCGGTTCTTGCCCGTCCCGTATGGCTTGCGCCAGTTGTACGTCTTCCATGTTAGTATGTAGATTGCCCGGTGAAAAATTAGTGTAAAGATTAAAGAAAAGCAAATTCTGTGTTAAGGGTTTTTTATGAATCCATCGTAATAGGGGTGAAAATGAGATTTTGATAAGCGGTTTAACAATGCGTTAATATACGGTTTAAAGCAAAAATGAACGATTCGGAAACTATGTTGATAAAAAAACTTTGAACCTGAAAATTTTAAGCCATAAACAACAAACTATAAACAAAACAACAAACCACAGACAAACAACAAAAAAATGAAAGCCCTGGTCTTAAAATACTTAACCGATACCATAAGTACGGAGGAATCCGAAACGCTCTTTGAATGGTTACAGAAAGAAGAACACCGGGCGGTCTTTGCACAGTACGTCCGCGAGCAGTACGACCTGGACCTCGCCATGACACCGGCAGACGTAAAAGTCGCTTACCGGAAATTACAGGACAGGATGGAGAAAGAAGAAAAACGGAAAAACCGTAAAATAAAAAAAATAACGACATACTGGATAAAATATGCCGCCGCGGGTATCGTCGTCCTGCTGGGGCTGGGGTACTTTTACCAACAGGGGTATTTTTCTCCCGGAACAGGACAACAGCTGGTCCCGGAAGAAGAACCCATCACCCTGCAATTGGACAACGGCGAAATAGAAGTGATAGACCCGCAGAAAACCGACCGGGTTACCGATGCCTCCGGGCGGGTAGTGGGCCGGCAGGACAGGGGGAAGATCACCTATACGGGCGATACGGTCGGCGAGGCCATAGCTTACAATACGCTAAAAGTCCCTTACGGGAAACGTTTTGAAGTGGAATTGTCAGACGGTACTGCGGTATTCCTGAATTCCGGTACCGCCCTGAAATACCCGGTAAACTTCCGGGAAGGGGAGGACAGGCAGGTCACTGTGACCGGGGAAGCCTATTTTAAGGTGGCCAGGGATACGGGACACCCCTTTATTGTGAACACCGGGAAGTTAAACGTAAGGGTACTGGGCACTTCCTTTAATGTGTCCGCCTACCCGGAAGATGCCGTAACCGATATTATCCTGGTAGAAGGGAAGGTAGCATTGTATACGGGAGATAAAACGCCCGGGGAAAGCACGGTGATCACCCCCGGTACCCGCGGCACGTTACTCCGGGAAGCCGGTGAGATCAGTACGGAAGCGGTGAACACCGTGGTCTATACCTCCTGGATGGAAGGCACACTCGTCTTCCGCAACATGACCTTTGACAACATACTCAAAAAACTGGAAAGGCATTATAACATAACCATCATAAACACCAACAAAGCCCTCGGAAAAGAAACATTCAACGCCAGCTTCGAAAACGAAACCATAGAAAATGTACTGGCCTATTTAAACGCCAGCTATGCCATAGATTACGAAATCAAAGACAATAAGGTCTTTATAAAATAACGGAAAGCTAAAAACAAAGTCATAAAGGAACAATAGTCTCCCCTTCAGGGGAGATGCCGCAGGCAGAGGGGTGTCAACCCTTCACAACAAAACCAAAACAATAACAATAACCAAAAAACCACTAAAAAAGCCTATGAAACACAATCAACTCTAGATCACTCATATACTAGTAATAGAGTACCTCAGGTTCCTGTGTAAAGGAAGAACAAGGGAGAGAAAAGTAAAATACAACCAGAAACTCCTTGGGTTCCTGAGCCACGTCGAAGGAAAGGAAAACCGGAAAATGTTGGCCCCATTTCCCGGTTTGATATACAGTGATCAATTAAAAAATAATCAACCACCTTTTAACTCACACTAAAATTATGAAAAAAACACGGGATATAAAAAGGAAAGGGCGTTCCCCCGGCCTGAAATTCGATTTAAAAATGAAGCTTACCGCGGTGTTTATACTGGCTACGTTCTTTGGCATGTATGCCAACGACGGGTATTCGCAGAAAAAAGTGACCCTGCGGGTAACGGATGCCACTGTGGCTAAAGTAATCGACGAGATAGAGGCCACCACCACCTATAAATTTGTGTATAATACCCGCTTTGTAGACCTGCAACGTAGGGTTTCCCTAAATGTAAAAAAAGAACGTATAGAAACGGTCCTGGAAAAGCTGTTTGACAATACGGGGACGGAATACGAGGTAAAGGAGGACCAGGTGATTTTGACTTTCAAAAAGGAAGAAGAAAAATCCCAATCGAAAGTACAGCCAAGGAACCAGGCAGCGATAGAAAGACAGGAACAGTATCAGCTTAGTGGTACAGTGACTAATATTATGGGCAATCCACTATCGGGTGTGAATATAATTGTAAAAGGTGCCGGGAGAGGTGCTATTTCCGATTTTGAAGGTAATTACATTGTGAACGTCCAAGACAAGGATACTCTGATCTTCTCATTTATTGGTTATAAAACAGAGGAAAAACCTGTAAGAGGTCGTTCAATAATAAATATACGATTACAAGAGGATGTTACAGCTTTACAGGAAGTAGAAGTTAACGCCGGATATTGGACTGTAAAAGAAAGAGAACGTACAGGGAATATAAGCAGATTTACCGCAGAAGAAATAGAAAGGCAGCCTGTAACCAATGTTCTACAGGCTATAAAGGGACAAATGCCTGGAGTTGAAGTTACCCAAAGGTCAAATATTCCTGGAGGAAGATTTACTATACAAATTAGAGGGCAGAATAGTCTTAGAGATAATGGGAATAATCCATTATACCTTATTGATGGAGTGCCTTTTCCATCTACTTCCATTGATATTGATGCACAATTAGTCGGAGCGATTCCTGATGCTAATCCTCTCAACGCTATTAACCCATCGGATATTGAAAGCATTGAGATACTAAAAGATGCGGATGCTACTGCTATCTATGGTTCCCGAGGTGCTAACGGAGTGGTGTTGATCACCACTAAAAAGGGGAAAGCTGGAAAGGCTAAATTAGAGATAGATATCTCTTCCGGTATTAGTAGTGCATCAAATAAGATGAAATTACTTTCTACTGATCAATATATAGAGATGAGAGAGGAGGCTTTTGCTAATGATGGGAGAACTCCTTCAGAGGCCAGTGCTCCAGATCTTTTATTATGGAATCGAAATCGTTATACCGATTGGCAAGATATATTATTAGGAGGTAGTGCATATACTACCAATGCTCAAGCTTCTTTATCGGGAGGAAATTCTAATGTACAATTCCTATTTAGTGGTAATTATTACAAGGAAACTACTATTTTTCCTGGTGATTTTTCTTTTCAAAGAGGATCAGGGCATTTAAACCTTAATTATTTTAATGATAATCAAAAATTAAATTTAAACATATCCACAACGTATACAATCAGTGAAAATAATCTACC contains the following coding sequences:
- a CDS encoding helix-turn-helix transcriptional regulator gives rise to the protein MKFRLRSTDLREIIYQRDLPGNFTTTGAMEETEFEIGYGDYAGGYFREQWFEGIHILYGNLKINRDMRLKADNETPVIEMHFSLSGHKRAGFSNSTRDFMFSPGEHNLFYIPYFDGYFDSFEQKKTCETLEIHLSRSYFERITRGRSRVLDRFLRDMEHKKVTLIGRQNRLISAEMYRVIRELLHCTRTGIFKRFFLESKVLELLMLQIEQFQETRLPELQQQDREKVYYVKSILEEDCGGSFSLETLARRSGLNEFKLKKGFRKIFGTTVFGYLRDLRLEEARAQLLSGEKTIQEIADTCGYRSTQYFTTAFRKKYGITPGKYR
- a CDS encoding spondin domain-containing protein, whose protein sequence is MSQFRNLFKLSMFTLIGVIVYSCSDDDDTSGDPMPTTATLTVENVLDSRTLVQSGSFEGDGAGAPVILPGESVSFSFSAARGQAVSFAAMYGWSNDLFFAPENPGITLYDAGGNPVEGDVSGALKLWDNGSRVNQPPGADVQHPGEAESGVIREVNGTDDQGNTYLPAPELVRATLTYDGDSYFTLTLENTSGGTANETPVSPGVWAISYIAGGNILNPAPLFSEGESTYSGLTELAEAGDISAIAADVSAETGIFTPLSPILVVVYNGIENPVFKTGETDRNEGLTELAQTGNAEKLAEALTGTPGIEATYILPDPQNTVLLPSINGAAGGKVSRELLLNEGDHIAIATMYGFSNDWFFALGDNGISADERGDVSSKIRLYDDGTAVNQFPGAGMTQINLGGTVIPEDNPIQEVPNPNSFNTLPSPDQIVKVRLD
- a CDS encoding RNA polymerase sigma factor, whose translation is MEDVQLAQAIRDGQEPAFRQLFERYYQRLHAYITSFTRDRDEAEDIVQQAFMVLWSKRRKLDTGKSLKSYLYTIAHNIYIDQHRQLKRRNAFFDELKAAALRERIKEDEDLVEQRIQKLKSIVESLPPRCREILQLNKLEGLKYREIAGRLDISLKTVEAQMRIAFRKIRKGLSDDEFLLFVLARGLPEKV
- a CDS encoding FecR family protein; protein product: MKALVLKYLTDTISTEESETLFEWLQKEEHRAVFAQYVREQYDLDLAMTPADVKVAYRKLQDRMEKEEKRKNRKIKKITTYWIKYAAAGIVVLLGLGYFYQQGYFSPGTGQQLVPEEEPITLQLDNGEIEVIDPQKTDRVTDASGRVVGRQDRGKITYTGDTVGEAIAYNTLKVPYGKRFEVELSDGTAVFLNSGTALKYPVNFREGEDRQVTVTGEAYFKVARDTGHPFIVNTGKLNVRVLGTSFNVSAYPEDAVTDIILVEGKVALYTGDKTPGESTVITPGTRGTLLREAGEISTEAVNTVVYTSWMEGTLVFRNMTFDNILKKLERHYNITIINTNKALGKETFNASFENETIENVLAYLNASYAIDYEIKDNKVFIK
- a CDS encoding class I SAM-dependent methyltransferase, whose amino-acid sequence is MQKITDHTELAGQLECPSGTRGLQIADNMFNTNRNLIRETVELLDIQPCDHILEIGFGNARHLNELFKQHPLISYTGADISELMVHRAIALNTSLMEENSIVFRKTDGTQLPFPAASFDRVFTVNTLYFWKNPQQQLGEIGRVLAKNGRLCIAIVAGNSMEKLPFVRENFRLYSCTELTALLESAGFSVRISYQGRETVKSHLEKHISRDYCIVQAEKTGSR